In Pseudothermotoga hypogea DSM 11164 = NBRC 106472, the following are encoded in one genomic region:
- a CDS encoding restriction endonuclease subunit S produces MNEGPYKLPEGWRWVRLGEVCDYKSGVWAQADPEGIPVLRSTDFLPDGSLSYGTAIRLALNEKQLRKSILQPGGILLERSGGGPNKPVGRVAYFQGQGTYCFGNFITCLRVSRADVEPKFLFYYLFHFHISGRTEPLQTQTTNIRNLRFNEYLAITIPLPPLEEQKRIVAHLQEVQEKIKALKEAQDQTEEKLKRLEQAILNKAFRGEL; encoded by the coding sequence ATTAATGAAGGCCCCTACAAACTCCCCGAAGGCTGGCGGTGGGTGAGATTGGGGGAGGTGTGTGATTACAAATCCGGGGTGTGGGCGCAGGCTGATCCCGAGGGTATCCCTGTTCTTCGATCAACTGATTTTTTACCTGATGGTAGCCTATCTTATGGGACAGCTATTCGGCTTGCTTTAAATGAGAAACAACTGAGAAAATCCATTTTGCAGCCAGGAGGTATACTTTTGGAACGATCCGGCGGAGGACCAAACAAACCGGTCGGTAGAGTTGCCTATTTTCAGGGGCAAGGAACATACTGCTTTGGTAACTTCATTACATGTCTACGTGTTTCACGTGCAGATGTTGAACCCAAGTTTTTGTTTTATTACTTGTTCCATTTCCACATATCCGGACGAACAGAGCCACTCCAGACACAAACCACCAACATAAGAAACCTTCGCTTCAATGAGTACCTCGCAATCACTATCCCCCTCCCACCCCTTGAAGAACAAAAACGCATTGTGGCACACCTCCAAGAAGTGCAGGAGAAAATCAAAGCCTTGAAAGAGGCACAGGATCAAACAGAGGAAAAACTCAAACGTCTAGAGCAAGCCATATTGAACAAAGCTTTTCGGGGAGAGCTGTAG